In the genome of Apostichopus japonicus isolate 1M-3 chromosome 15, ASM3797524v1, whole genome shotgun sequence, one region contains:
- the LOC139981178 gene encoding zinc finger matrin-type protein 5-like: protein MGKKYFCDYCDKSFPDNKQNRKKHMMGVQHDRKVKMHYFNYKDPAEILAEESKKKPCRTLHQNGHCDFHPLCRFSHLTPQWEKQLRIKIDLNYQAEEAKKRLEEQKRRERLVMNPTLDGWMSRRAILQDERATAASSRPADSSESEERGSIFKMPVELRGRRDLPPSIIPPSLHDLMKAEDLDWG from the exons ATGGGCAAAAAATATTTCTGTGATTACTGTGACAAGAGTTTTCCtgataataaacaaaacagaaaaaagcaTATGATGGGCGTGCAACATGACAGAAAAGTGAAAATGCATTACTTCAACTACAAAG aTCCGGCAGAAATATTAGCTGAAGAATCCAAGAAGAAACCTTGCCGAACGTTACATCAAAACG GGCACTGTGATTTCCATCCACTATGcagattttcacatttgacgCCTCAGTGGGAGAAACAGCTTCGCATTA AAATTGACCTGAATTACCAGGCAGAGGAAGCAAAGAAGAGGCTTGAAGaacagaaaagaagagaaagattgGTGATGAATCCTACCCTTGACGGATGGATGTCCAGAAGAGCCATCCTACAAGATGAAAGAGCAACGGCAGCTTCTAGTCGTCCTGCAGATTCCTCCGAATCTGAAGAGCGAGGCAGTATTTTTAAGATGCCTGTTGAGCTAAGAGGCAGAAGAGATCTTCCTCCATCTATAATTCCTCCATCTTTGCATGACTTGATGAAGGCGGAGGATTTGGATTGGGGATGA